The Fusarium fujikuroi IMI 58289 draft genome, chromosome FFUJ_chr12 genome includes a window with the following:
- a CDS encoding related to tol protein: MSLLCEYCSKVPLSLQEINSRKHERFKLGPWPRIFTSPCPLCQLIQSAYLQERRINSFRDDLPSSDATLSWIGYGPGRRPAYIVSDIFRPFISFAAKTSPHTISTIPSDQDMYYLCSLLETEIDVWRVFQWLSECTKTHGGECSLEYATFSSAFPGLHVLRLLDVQQNCLVEVQNVVPYLALSYIWGAVRNIRLTQVNLNRLLIPGSIKGLNGLPRTVRDAIELTRKLGVQYLWIDALCLIQNDMEDLERGINVMDLIYERSLLTIIAASGNDADAGLPGVRARSRQALKQTVEVKPGISLGLYMDLSTLLKASSYSSRGWTFQEQILSRRALYFLDNKVFFQCRNMTCSEAVIDQSEQQRPKTGQTYNAIHMEDPVYDYANIIENYTTRALTNPNDALRAMAGIIRRFSAKMNYRFIEGLPTQVLDAFIVFQSRGSCLHRRPGFPSYSWCRWQGHISIETPTKDEWFSICTWIVWYKRTPSGVISLIRDPTANSQTSADDAPYIGCRQRPRFDTLVLSGFPTTHTTPTEIPPLPSLLPPYPLLQFWTLSLRLKLINLNVFTGQCHIQCESGTDCGVLFLDGFEDFTVFFSSDVVDVIVLSEHVDMDGYCYNVMLLEYSDGLAERRGVGHIYQECINNSFKPEPIWKEIILA; this comes from the exons ATGAGTCTACTCTGCGAATATTGCAGCAAGGTGCCACTAAGCCTCCAGGAGATCAATTCCCGGAAACACGAACGTTTCAAACTAGGACCTTGGCCCCGCATCTTTACCAGCCCTTGTCCTCTGTGCCAACTGATACAGAGTGCTTACCTCCAGGAACGCCGGATAAACTCTTTCAGGGACGACTTACCTAGTTCAGATGCGACATTGAGCTGGATAGGTTATGGACCGGGCAGGCGCCCGGCTTATATTGTCAGCGATATCTTTCGcccttttatttcttttgcTGCAAAAACTTCCCCTCACACAATATCAACTATTCCGTCTGATCAAGACATGTACTACCTTTGTTCCCTCCTGGAGACAGAAATAGATGTGTGGAGAGTCTTTCAGTGGCTTTCTGAATGTACAAAAACACATGGAGGCGAGTGTTCCTTGGAATATGCCACTTTTAGCTCGGCATTTCCAGGGCTACATGTCCTGCGCCTGCTCGATGTCCAACAAAACTGTTTAGTCGAAGTCCAAAATGTCGTTCCCTATCtagctttaagctatatttggGGTGCCGTTCGAAACATTAGGCTGACTCAAGTGAATTTGAACCGTCTTTTGATTCCTGGTTCTATCAAAGGCTTAAATGGACTTCCCAGGACTGTCCGCGACGCCATAGAACTGACCAGGAAGCTGGGGGTACAGTATCTATGGATAGACGCCTTATGCTTGATCCAGAACGATATGGAAGACCTTGAGAGAGGTATCAATGTTATGGACCTGATCTACGAACGTTCCCTGTTGACTATTATTGCTGCTTCTGGGAACGACGCCGATGCAGGCCTTCCAGGAGTTCGAGCACGAAGTCGGCAGGCTTTAAAGCAAACTGTTGAGGTTAAGCCCGGAATAAGTCTTGGTTTATATATGGATCTGTCTACCTTGCTTAAAGCATCATCATACAGCTCAAGAGGATGGAC ATTCCAAGAACAGATTCTGAGTCGGCGGGCTCTGTACTTTCTAGACAATAAAGTGTTCTTTCAATGCAGAAACATGACGTGTTCAGAAGCCGTCATTGACCAGTCCGAACAGCAAAGACCAAAGACTGGGCAAACATACAACGCAATTCATATGGAAGATCCAGTATATGATTATGCCAATATAATAGAGAACTATACGACTCGAGCTCTCACAAATCCGAACGACGCGTTAAGGGCTATGGCAGGTATTATACGCCGTTTCTCAGCCAAGATGAATTATCGATTTATCGAAGGACTTCCTACTCAAGTTCTGGATGCATTTATTGTATTCCAAAGTCGAGGATCCTGCCTTCATCGCCGCCCTGGTTTTCCGAGTTATTCTTGGTGCCGCTGGCAGGGGCACATCAGTATCGAAACACCAACTAAAGACGAATGGTTTTCAATATGCACGTGGATTGTTTGGTATAAGCGAACTCCGTCAGGAGTTATAAGCCTGATTCGGGATCCTACTGCAAACAGCCAGACGTCTGCCGATGATGCGCCTTATATCGGCTGCCGACAGAGACCAAGATTTGATACCTTAGTTCTCTCGGGTTTCCCCACAACACACACAACACCCACCGAAATACCTCCCCTCCCTTCGCTTCTACCACCATACCCTCTCTTGCAGTTTTGGACGCTATCACTACGCTTGAAACTCATAAACCTCAATGTTTTCACTGGACAGTGCCATATCCAGTGCGAGTCTGGCACTGATTGTGGTGTATTATTTCTTGATGGGTTTGAAGATTTCACAGTGTTCTTTTCATCCGACGTAGTTGATGTGATTGTACTTTCGGAACACGTGGACATGGATGGCTATTGCTATAATGTAATGCTGCTTGAGTATAGTGACGGGCTTGCAGAGCGACGTGGTGTGGGACATATCTATCAAGAATGCATTAATAATTCATTCAAGCCGGAGCCTATCTGGAAAGAAATTATCTTAGCTTAA
- a CDS encoding probable peroxisomal amine oxidase (copper-containing) yields the protein MATPVRKSSSYRETYSSSCFLHPLDPLTTEEVELAAKLIREHAGPKKFKFNCITLKEPLKSEYLEFCANNNRVPPRKAYAILVMKDTSSVIQCVVSLTHNMGEVVSWEHIPDVVPMLTPEDCSFIEDIARSDETFTKACNDLGITDMSTVCIDAWSIGHDPRWGRDRHLQQGLVYWRPPPAGNQYAHPLDFYIVVDTQTREILSIDTFDCEGGERGKVPPICHNYRKELLPNMSRVNRLKPIEISQPEGVSFQLTGNRILWAGISMHIGFNYREGIVLSDIRIQDQTEHKERTVFYRISLAEMVVPYAHPGFPLNRRHAFDVGEYGLGFSTNSLKLGCDCKGSIRYLDGVLPTSEGSTSTIKNAICIHEEDNGILFKHSEPRDQSTVLCRDRKLVISQIVTVGNYEYALYHNFTLDGTYEFKVKLTGILNTSNSKETMPRYGTKVSDSVVAHNHQHIFSLRVDPAIDGPNNSVSQCDAVAGTVSPTTQADPLGNAFHSQTTILKEAQGVDYCHASSRTWDIINPNNINPTSGMPVSYKIVNNQCPALLARPGSIIAERAAFARHSLWVVPYRDGELFPAGRFVPQSGGKGMNPHNNGVTDWVDDKGCIEGTDIVCYIQFGVTHFPRPEDFPIMPAEDVSVVLRANHFFSSNPALWVPQSSN from the exons atgGCCACCCCTGTCCGGAAATCATCATCCTACAGGGAGACTTATTCGAGCTCGtgctttcttcatcctctaG ATCCCCTAACTACCGAGGAAGTCGAATTAGCAGCCAAATTGATCAGAGAGCATGCAGGTCCAAAGAAGTTCAAGTTCAACTGCATCACACTCAAAGAGCCTCTGAAAAGCGAATATCTTGAGTTTTGCGCAAACAATAATAGGGTGCCTCCCAGAAAGGCATACGCTATTCTTGTTATGAAGGACACATCATCAGTCATTCAGTGTGTAGTAAGCCTCACTCACAATATGGGCGAGGTTGTGAGCTGGGAGCATATACCGGACGTCGTGCCCATGTTGACTCCTGAGGACTGTTCTTTCATCGAAGACATTGCTCGCTCCGATGAAACGTTCACCAAGGCGTGCAATGACCTTGGTATCACCGACATGAGTACCGTTTGCATCGATGCATGGTCGATTGGACACGACCCTCGTTGGGGTCGTGATCGCCACCTGCAGCAAGGCCTTGTCTACTGGAGGCCGCCGCCTGCTGGTAACCAATACGCGCATCCTCTCGATTTCTATATCGTTGTAGATACTCAAACTCGAGAAATCCTCTCCATCGACACGTTTGATTGTGAAGGTGGTGAGAGGGGAAAGGTCCCGCCAATCTGTCACAACTATCGGAAAGAACTTTTACCCAACATGAGCAGAGTCAACCGACTAAAACCGATTGAGATTTCCCAGCCAGAAGGTGTCTCATTTCAACTGACAGGGAATCGAATTTTGTGGGCAGGGATCTCCATGCATATCGGGTTCAATTACCGAGAGGGCATAGTCTTGTCCGATATCCGCATACAAGACCAGACGGAGCACAAGGAACGCACAGTCTTCTATCGCATCAGCTTGGCAGAAATGGTGGTACCGTATGCACATCCTGGATTCCCCTTGAATCGCAGACATGcctttgatgttggtgaatATGGGCTAGGCTTTTCAACAAACTCGTTAAAGCTAGGATGTGACTGCAAAGGATCTATCAGATACCTGGATGGAGTTTTACCGACATCTGAAGGGAGCACGTCCACCATCAAGAATGCAATCTGCATCCATGAAGAAGACAACGGTATCTTGTTCAAACATTCGGAGCCTAGAGACCAAAGCACGGTTTTGTGTCGCGATCGCAAGCTCGTCATTTCCCAAATTGTCACAGTAGGCAACTACGAATATGCTTTGTACCATAACTTCACCTTGGATGGTACCTACGAATTCAAGGTGAAACTTACGGGGATCCTCAATACTTCCAACTCGAAAGAGACAATGCCAAGATACGGAACCAAAGTCTCAGATTCCGTGGTTGCACACAACCATCAGCACATCTTCTCTCTCAGAGTGGACCCAGCCATCGATGGGCCCAACAACTCCGTGTCTCAGTGCGATGCTGTAGCTGGCACCGTGTCTCCAACGACTCAAGCTGACCCACTTGGAAACGCATTTCATAGTCAAACTACCATTCTCAAAGAAGCCCAGGGAGTGGACTACTGCCATGCGTCAAGTCGGACATGGGATATTATCAACCCTAACAACATTAATCCAACCTCGGGCATGCCAGTGTCCTACAAAATCGTGAACAACCAATGTCCTGCACTGTTGGCGAGGCCAGGAAGCATTATTGCAGAACGTGCAGCATTTGCCCGTCACAGCCTTTGGGTCGTCCCTTACCGAGATGGCGAACTTTTTCCTGCTGGTAGATTCGTGCCCCAGTCAGGCGGAAAAGGAATGAACCCTCATAATAATGGCGTTACTGACTGGGTTGATGACAAGGGCTGCATAGAAGGAACAGATATCGTCTGCTATATCCAATTCGGTGTCACGCATTTTCCTCGCCCTGAAGATTTCCCCATCATGCCGGCAGAGGATGTCAGCGTCGTGCTACGAGCgaaccacttcttctcaagcaaCCCAGCTTTGTGGGTTCCCCAGTCATCGAATTAA
- a CDS encoding probable ornithine decarboxylase translates to MTSIQIGGPQGQHIGSIESSMTDRMAEYTMPTAEHLIRQALRKRIDSLDAKFVSHNQEDAFFVADLGEIFRQHLIWKQLLPCVKPFYEAVKCNPHPAVLELLYNLGTGFDCASRNEIEQILKLGADPKRIIYAHPCKALSYIHYAKAVGVERMTFDNADELYKIKDVFPSACLLLRISTDDSTSHSPLSKKFGADSATVGSLLAIAQELDLNIIGVSFHVGSGASDPMTFVNAVRDANRVFSQASAFGFNLSVLDVGGGFCKESFENMAWHLRHELDIYFPSSRGIEIIAEPGRYYVASAFTLATSVIARRITHGATYQQNGHMIYIQDGTYGNFSGVLIDHDLPIARILRSNGKILYGTRDANPLKSNDGVLYSIWGATCDGADCVVKTTRFKATIKIGDWLYFDNMGAYTSSSVTHFNGFPMSNDVVWVCSEASLPQYVKG, encoded by the exons ATGACCTCGATTCAGATTGGCGGCCCTCAGGGCCAGCATATTGGATCCATTGAGTCTTCTATGACAGATAGAATGGCCGAGTACACCATGCCAACAGCAGAGCATCTCATACGACAGGCTTTGCGCAAGCGAATCGACAGCCTCGATGCAAAATTTGTTTCGCACAACCAAGAAGATGCATTCTTTGTGGCAGATCTTGGGGAAATCTTCAGACAACACCTTATCTGGAAACAACTCTTGCCATGCGTCAAGCCATTCTATG AAGCTGTGAAGTGTAATCCGCATCCAGCAGTTCTGGAGCTCTTGTACAATCTCGGGACGGGATTCGATTGTGCCTCGAGAAATGAAATAGAGCAGATCCTTAAGCTAGGTGCTGACCCGAAGCGAATAATATACGCTCATCCTTGTAAGGCATTGTCTTATATCCACTATGCGAAAGCGGTTGGCGTTGAAAGGATGACATTCGACAATGCAGATGAGTTGTACAAGATCAAGGATGTGTTTCCTTCTGCCTGCCTCCTGCTTCGTATCTCAACAGATGATTCTACTAGTCACTCTCCTCTGAGTAAGAAGTTCGGAGCCGACAGTGCTACAGTCGGTTCACTTCTGGCTATTGCTCAAGAACTCGACCTAAATATCATTGGTGTGAGCTTCCACGTTGGATCAGGAGCTTCTGACCCCATGACATTTGTCAATGCGGTCCGAGATGCAAATCGAGTATTTAGTCAAGCGTCAGCCTTTGGGTTCAACTTGAGCGTACTCGATGTTGGAGGTGGTTTCTGCAAAGAAAGCTTCGAGAACATGGCTTGGCACCTTCGTCACGAATTAGACATTTATTTTCCGTCCTCAAGGGGAATCGAAATTATAGCAGAGCCTGGAAGATACTATGTTGCCTCTGCATTTACACTTGCCACCAGTGTTATTGCTCGTCGCATCACCCATGGTGCAACTTATCAACAAAATGGTCATATGATATATATTCAGGATGGAACCTACGGTAATTTCTCTGGCGTTCTTATCGACCACGACCTACCTATTGCCAGAATTCTCCGATCCAACGGCAAAATTCTCTACGGTACACGAGATGCCAACCCTTTGAAGTCGAATGATGGTGTTCTGTATTCGATCTGGGGAGCAACATGTGATGGAGCTGATTGTGTGGTCAAGACTACTCGCTTCAAGGCGACGATCAAAATCGGAGACTGGCTCTACTTCGATAACATGGGCGCCTACACCTCAAGCTCTGTCACTCATTTCAATGGGTTTCCAATGTCTAATGATGTTGTATGGGTCTGCAGCgaagcttctcttcctcaataTGTAAAAGGATAG